The Daucus carota subsp. sativus chromosome 7, DH1 v3.0, whole genome shotgun sequence genome window below encodes:
- the LOC108196284 gene encoding dihydrofolate synthetase isoform X2 gives MKVVSRSVRCCTQSRHTLHNYAALKPLNRGLSQLPQQDPELKDLLSYLDNRKNYEKLGVPTGAGTDSDDGFDLGRMTSLMQFLGNPHSKFQAIHVAGTKGKGSTAAFLSNILRAQGYSVGCYTSPHIHSIRERISVGKISEPVSARSLNLLFQRSKMMLDQAIEKEDKRISHFEVLTAMAFKLFADENIDIAVVEAGLGGARDATNILSSSTLAASVITTIGEEHMAALGGSLESIAIAKSGIVKTNRPLVLGGPYLPEIESILRAKASSMGSPVVSASDSGNKSVIKGVGDVCGKPCQTCDIVLEIESDLKLCTQLLNVNLRMLGPHQLQNAATATCAALCLRHQGWSIADEAIRTGLEHTELLGRSHFLSSEEAEAIGLPGTKILLDGAHTKESAKALADTIRMTFPKARLVLVVAMASDKDHISFAKELLQANLI, from the exons ATGAAAGTGGTATCAAGAAGTGTCCGATGTTGCACACAATCCAGACATACTCTGCATAACTATGCAGCTCTTAAACCCCTCAACAGAGGCTTATCGCAACTCCCACAACAAGACCCAGAACTCAAAGATTTATTATCGTATCTCGACAATCGTAAAAACTATGAAAAACTTGGGGTTCCCACAGGCGCTGGAACTGACTCAGATGATGGGTTTGATCTTGGAAGGATGACAAGCTTGATGCAATTTCTGGGTAACCCTCATTCTAAATTTCAG GCTATTCATGTTGCTGGGACCAAAGGAAAAGGATCCACTGCTGCATTTCTCTCCAACATTTTGAGGGCTCAAGGTTACTCTGTTGGCTGCTATACTAG TCCACATATACACTCAATTAGGGAAAGGATATCTGTTGGAAAAATAAGTGAGCCAGTATCAGCTAGATCTTTAAATCTCCTTTTCCAGAGGAGCAAAATGATGTTGGACCAGGCAATTGAAAAAGAAGATAAGCGCATTAGTCATTTCGAG GTGCTCACTGCTATGGCATTCAAGTTATTTGCTGATGAGAACATTGATATTGCTGTGGTAGAG GCGGGCCTCGGTGGGGCACGAGATGCAACAAATATACTCTCAAGTTCTACCCTTGCTGCATCAGTCATTACAACAATTGGTGAAGAACATATGGCTGCACTTGGGGGCTCTTTGGAGAGTATTGCAATAGCAAAATCAGGAATAGTAAAAACAAATCGTCCA TTGGTGCTTGGGGGACCATATCTACCAGAGATTGAGAGCATTCTTCGTGCCAAAGCATCCTCAATGGGTTCACCTGTAGTATCAGCATCTGATTCTGGAAATAAAAGTGTAATTAAAGGTGTAGGTGATGTATGTGGAAAACCTTGCCAAACTTGTGACATAGTGCTCGAAATTGAGAGCGACTTGAAACTG TGTACGCAATTGCTAAATGTGAATTTGCGGATGCTTGGACCTCATCAACTTCAAAATGCTGCAACCGCTACTTGTGCAGCACTTTGCCTTCGCCATCAAG GATGGAGTATTGCAGATGAAGCTATCCGTACTGGTTTAGAGCATACAGAGTTGTTGGGTAGAAGTCATTTTTTGTCATCTGAAGAAGCTGAAGCAATAGGACTTCCAGGAACTAAAATTCTGCTTGATGGAG CACATACCAAGGAGTCTGCCAAGGCCTTGGCTGACACAATTCGGATGACATTCCCAAAAGCCCGCTTGGTTCTTGTAGTTGCAATGGCGAGTGACAAAGATCACATATCTTTTGCTAAAGAATTACTTCAAG CAAACTTGATATAA
- the LOC108196284 gene encoding dihydrofolate synthetase isoform X1: MKVVSRSVRCCTQSRHTLHNYAALKPLNRGLSQLPQQDPELKDLLSYLDNRKNYEKLGVPTGAGTDSDDGFDLGRMTSLMQFLGNPHSKFQAIHVAGTKGKGSTAAFLSNILRAQGYSVGCYTSPHIHSIRERISVGKISEPVSARSLNLLFQRSKMMLDQAIEKEDKRISHFEVLTAMAFKLFADENIDIAVVEAGLGGARDATNILSSSTLAASVITTIGEEHMAALGGSLESIAIAKSGIVKTNRPLVLGGPYLPEIESILRAKASSMGSPVVSASDSGNKSVIKGVGDVCGKPCQTCDIVLEIESDLKLCTQLLNVNLRMLGPHQLQNAATATCAALCLRHQGWSIADEAIRTGLEHTELLGRSHFLSSEEAEAIGLPGTKILLDGAHTKESAKALADTIRMTFPKARLVLVVAMASDKDHISFAKELLQVRQLEAVVLTKVSIAGDNYRSTPSSLLRDSWILASKDVGIEICDYGIATTKKQEHRTVALVESSDEDTLGMVNQILRTRGRDQADNIVVVTGSLHIVSSVLGNLQR, encoded by the exons ATGAAAGTGGTATCAAGAAGTGTCCGATGTTGCACACAATCCAGACATACTCTGCATAACTATGCAGCTCTTAAACCCCTCAACAGAGGCTTATCGCAACTCCCACAACAAGACCCAGAACTCAAAGATTTATTATCGTATCTCGACAATCGTAAAAACTATGAAAAACTTGGGGTTCCCACAGGCGCTGGAACTGACTCAGATGATGGGTTTGATCTTGGAAGGATGACAAGCTTGATGCAATTTCTGGGTAACCCTCATTCTAAATTTCAG GCTATTCATGTTGCTGGGACCAAAGGAAAAGGATCCACTGCTGCATTTCTCTCCAACATTTTGAGGGCTCAAGGTTACTCTGTTGGCTGCTATACTAG TCCACATATACACTCAATTAGGGAAAGGATATCTGTTGGAAAAATAAGTGAGCCAGTATCAGCTAGATCTTTAAATCTCCTTTTCCAGAGGAGCAAAATGATGTTGGACCAGGCAATTGAAAAAGAAGATAAGCGCATTAGTCATTTCGAG GTGCTCACTGCTATGGCATTCAAGTTATTTGCTGATGAGAACATTGATATTGCTGTGGTAGAG GCGGGCCTCGGTGGGGCACGAGATGCAACAAATATACTCTCAAGTTCTACCCTTGCTGCATCAGTCATTACAACAATTGGTGAAGAACATATGGCTGCACTTGGGGGCTCTTTGGAGAGTATTGCAATAGCAAAATCAGGAATAGTAAAAACAAATCGTCCA TTGGTGCTTGGGGGACCATATCTACCAGAGATTGAGAGCATTCTTCGTGCCAAAGCATCCTCAATGGGTTCACCTGTAGTATCAGCATCTGATTCTGGAAATAAAAGTGTAATTAAAGGTGTAGGTGATGTATGTGGAAAACCTTGCCAAACTTGTGACATAGTGCTCGAAATTGAGAGCGACTTGAAACTG TGTACGCAATTGCTAAATGTGAATTTGCGGATGCTTGGACCTCATCAACTTCAAAATGCTGCAACCGCTACTTGTGCAGCACTTTGCCTTCGCCATCAAG GATGGAGTATTGCAGATGAAGCTATCCGTACTGGTTTAGAGCATACAGAGTTGTTGGGTAGAAGTCATTTTTTGTCATCTGAAGAAGCTGAAGCAATAGGACTTCCAGGAACTAAAATTCTGCTTGATGGAG CACATACCAAGGAGTCTGCCAAGGCCTTGGCTGACACAATTCGGATGACATTCCCAAAAGCCCGCTTGGTTCTTGTAGTTGCAATGGCGAGTGACAAAGATCACATATCTTTTGCTAAAGAATTACTTCAAG TGAGACAATTAGAGGCTGTAGTTttaacaaaagttagcattgcTGGGGATAATTATCGTTCAACTCCTTCATCCTTGTTAAGGGATAGTTGGATCCTGGCATCAAAAGATGTAGGTATTGAAATTTGCGATTATGGAATTGCTACTACAAAGAAACAAGAACATAGGACAGTTGCACTTGTTGAGAGTTCAGATGAAGATACCTTGGGGATGGTAAATCAAATTCTTAGAACAAGAGGAAGGGATCAGGCAGACAATATTGTTGTGGTTACAGGATCTTTGCATATTGTTTCATCTGTTTTGGGCAATCTTCAAAGATAA
- the LOC108196835 gene encoding NAD(H) kinase 1 — MSPSNSSSNEQNGISPPQENGVVDALSLLNSEKSVHELAMQPIVQGTDDHLVEFSEALRTVAKALRQVAEGKASAQIEAAEWKRKYELERARNKQLEHKVQLPVLSNEAEEKFETCCGENGICSHEVLLDGEHGNSSNAGKCKLSKKASFKLSWFCKGEKSDQHKHDIVSFEKGNITTAERSSKQISLRWESPPQTVLIMSKPDSTTVRILCADMVRWLKEQQKLNIFVEPRVKSELLTESSFYNFVQTWEDDEEISLLHMKVDLIVTLGGDGTVLWAARKFKGPVPPIVPFSLGSLGFMTPFYSEHYREYLTSILHGPISITLRHRLQCHVIRDAAKSEHETEEPVLVLNEVTIDRGISSFLTNLECYCDNTFVTCVQGDGLILSTTSGSTAYSLAAGGSMVHPQVPGILFTPICPHSLSFRPLIFPEHVTLRVQVPFNSRGSAWASFDGKDRKQLGPGDALVCSMAPWPVPTACREDSTSDFLHSIHEGLHWNLRKTQLSDGPRDT, encoded by the exons ATGTCTCCTAGCAATTCAAGCTCAAAT GAACAGAATGGCATTTCTCCTCCACAGGAGAATGGTGTTGTTGATGCTCTCTCTCTGTTGAACTCTGAGAAATCAGTACATGAACTAGCTATGCAACCGATCGTTCAAGGGACTGATGATCATCTTGTGGAGTTTTCTGAGGCTTTGAGAA CTGTCGCAAAGGCATTAAGACAAGTTGCTGAAGGGAAGGCTTCTGCTCAAATTGAAGCTGCTGAATGGAAGCGCAAATACGAACTAGAGAGGGCACGGAATAAGCAGCTGGAGCATAAAG TACAACTACCTGTGTTATCAAATGAAGCTGAGGAGAAATTTGAAACGTGTTGTGGGGAGAATGGAATTTGCTCTCACGAAGTTCTTCTGGATGGAGAGCATGGCAATAGTTCGAATGCAGGGAAATGTAAACTTTCAAAAAAG GCATCATTTAAACTATCATGGTTTTGTAAAGGTGAAAAGAGTGATCAACATAAACATGACATCGTCTCCTTTGAAAAGGGAAATATAACAACTGCAGAGCGTAGCAGCAAGCAG ATTTCGTTAAGATGGGAATCACCTCCACAGACTGTGCTTATTATGAGCAAGCCAGATTCAACAACAGTGCGCATTCTCTGTGCAGATATGGTCAG ATGGTTGAAAGAGCAGCAGAAGTTGAACATTTTTGTAGAACCGAGAGTGAAGTCTGAACTTCTGACCGAGTCATCGTTCTACAATTTTGTTCAAACCtgggaagatg ATGAGGAGATATCACTGCTTCACATGAAAGTTGACCTCATTGTGACTCTTGGTGGGGATGGAACTGTTCTTTGG GCTGCAAGAAAATTTAAAGGGCCAGTGCCTCCAATTGTTCCTTTCTCTTTAGGCTCTCTGGGTTTCATGACACCATTTT ATAGTGAGCATTATAGAGAATACCTTACCTCAATTCTTCATGGTCCCATTAGTATCACACTGCGCCACCGTTTACAGTGCCATGTGATTCGAGATGCAGCTAAAAGTGAGCATGAGACAGAAGAACCTGTACTTGTATTGAATGAGGTTACAATTGACCGAGGAATATCATCATTCCTCACGAATCTGGAATGCTACTGTGACAACACTTTCGTAACCTGCGTTCAGGGGGATGGTTTGATCTTATCAACAACATCTGGGAGCACTGCATATTCCCTAGCTGCTGGAGGGTCAATGGTCCATCCACAG GTCCCTGGAATATTGTTTACCCCAATTTGCCCACACTCCTTGTCTTTTAGGCCTCTGATATTTCCTGAGCACGTCACGCTAAGGGTACAGGTTCCCTTTAATAGCAGAGGCAGTGCTTGGGCATCATTCGATGGAAAGGACAGAAAACAGTTGGGACCAGGTGATGCACTTGTATGTAGCATGGCTCCTTGGCCTGTCCCTACTGCTTGCCGAGAGGATTCTACTAGTGACTTCTTGCACAGCATCCATGAAGGGCTTCACTGGAATTTAAGGAAGACACAGTTGAGCGATGGTCCTCGGGATACATAG
- the LOC108193240 gene encoding protein RETICULATA-RELATED 4, chloroplastic, whose amino-acid sequence MSLAAITHFTPSTKPHHHLPTLSLLPSPHSLSLRLSPISPSLSFSTTHHRIHPICALSSDGGDDNGDGKDSFGGGDKGGHGGGDDNQGGDGGGGENEGEAILILAQAGRALDSLPKDLAEAIRAGKIPGSVVSKYLDLEKSGLFKWLLQFAGFRERLLADDLFLAKVAMECGVGIFTKTAAEYERRRENFFNELEIVFADVVMAIIADFMLVWLPAPTVSLRAPIALNAGRIAQFFHKCPDNAFQVAMSGTSFSLLQRIGAIVRNGTKLFAVGTTSSLVGTVITNAVINARKSVDNTSAEEVENVPILSTSVGYGVYMAISSNLRYQILAGVIEQRLLEPLLHKHKVLLSAMCFAVRTGNTFLGSLLWVDYARLIGIQKAPEAE is encoded by the exons ATGTCTCTAGCCGCCATCACCCATTTCACTCCTTCCACCAAACCCCACCACCATCTCCCCACCCTCTCCCTCCTCCCCTcccctcactctctctctctccgccTCTCCCccatctctccctctctctctttctccacCACCCATCATCGCATTCACCCCATCTGTGCCCTCTCCAGCGACGGTGGCGATGACAATGGCGATGGCAAGGACTCTTTTGGAGGCGGAGACAAGGGGGGTCACGGCGGCGGAGATGACAATCAAGGGGGTGATGGGGGTGGCGGTGAAAACGAGGGGGAGGCTATTTTGATTTTGGCTCAGGCTGGGAGGGCTTTGGATAGTCTTCCTAAGGATTTGGCTGAGGCCATTCGGGCTGGAAAGATTCCCGGGTCGGTTGTTTCCAAGTATTTGGACTTGGAGAAATCTGGGTTGTTTAAATGGTTGCTTCAGTTTGCTGGGTTTAGGGAGAGATTGCTTGCTGATGATTTGTTCTTGGCTAAAGTTGCTATGGAATGTGGCGTGGGTATCTTCACTAAG ACTGCTGCAGAGTACGAGCGGCGAAGAGAAAATTTCTTCAACGAACTGGAGATTGTTTTTGCAGATGTG GTGATGGCCATAATTGCTGATTTCATGCTCGTATGGCTTCCTGCTCCAACTGTTTCTCTTCGCGCACCTATTGCACTTAATGCTGGGCGGATTGCTCAGTTTTTTCATAAATGCCCTGATAACGCATTCCAG GTTGCTATGTCTGGAACATCATTTTCGTTATTACAGAGAATAGGAGCAATAGTG CGTAATGGTACAAAGCTTTTTGCAGTTGGCACAACTTCGTCTCTG GTTGGAACAGTTATTACTAATGCTGTAATAAATGCACGAAAGTCTGTTGACAACACCTCAGCGGAAGAAGTGGAAAATGTACCTATACTTTCTACTAGTGTTGGCTATGGTGTCTATATGGCAATTTCCAGCAACCTCAG GTACCAGATATTGGCCGGTGTTATTGAACAGCGACTCCTAGAACCGCTGCTACATAAGCACAAAGTATTGCTAAGTGCAATGTGCTTTGCTGTCCGAACTGGAAACACATTCTTGGGGTCATTACT GTGGGTGGATTATGCTCGTTTGATAGGAATTCAGAAAGCTCCGGAGGCAGAATAG
- the LOC108194671 gene encoding uncharacterized protein LOC108194671 has product MLSQRLAIFRPFSFNKSFSVSKSLVLVVLIFFIFLASLSGILNSSKSNFMYSLQNKWTTTSLQPSGTDISPTNISHIVFAISSSNKLWPRRRNYVEAWWRPNSTSGYIFFDKLPQNPWPNSPIFKVSEDTTKFQVFSSHANPPVIRIVRAILEAYRAEEEPRNVRWYVIGDDDTIFFVDNLVSLLKRYDHTKYFYIGGISECRKSNDDFSFHMAYGGAGFALSRPLASALVTHLDYCIEKYKLLAVSDIILQSCIADIGVSLTPHKEFHQIDLVGDISGYLSSAQSPLVTLHHLDSALPIFPSMSRYESVKHLMKAGNSSHQSRLLQQTICYDKHRNWTYSISWGYSVYIFEQIYPRSVLRKPLETFRPWNPRSRPPHYMFNTRKLEPDGPCKDPHVFFFESQNVTAGGHLVTSYTKSRPYRRRLPSCSTNSADHVSKIQISSTLASHEMDTGAQCCDLLNTHHRNITTAKLRTCMEGEIVA; this is encoded by the exons ATGCTTTCTCAGCGCCTCGCGATTTTCCGACCATTTTCATTCAACAAGTCTTTCAGTGTATCGAAATCACTTGTCCTAGTAGTGCTGATCTTTTTCATATTCTTGGCTTCGCTTTCTGGTATTCTCAATTCCAGCAAATCCAACTTCATGTACTCCTTACAGAACAAATGGACAACCACTTCTTTACAGCCCTCTGGAACTGACATTTCTCCTACTAATATTAGCCACATTGTGTTCGCAATCTCAAGCTCTAACAAGTTATGGCCACGGAGAAGAAATTACGTGGAAGCCTGGTGGAGACCGAATAGTACTAGTGGATACATATTCTTCGACAAACTGCCCCAAAATCCCTGGCCAAATTCTCCCATTTTCAAAGTTTCTGAGGACACTACAAAGTTTCAGGTCTTCTCAAGCCACGCAAATCCTCCAGTGATCCGTATAGTGCGTGCCATTCTTGAGGCCTATCGTGCTGAAGAGGAACCAAGAAACGTACGATGGTATGTTATAGGAGACGATGACACCATATTTTTTGTTGATAATTTGGTGAGTCTTTTGAAGAGGTATGATCACACAAAGTACTTCTACATTGGTGGCATTTCAGAGTGCAGAAAATCCAATGatgatttttcatttcatatggCATATGGTGGTGCTGGATTCGCGTTGAGCAGACCTCTGGCATCAGCACTCGTGACACATCTGGATTACTGTATTGAGAAATATAAGTTGCTTGCAGTGAGTGATATCATTTTGCAGTCTTGCATAGCTGATATTGGAGTTTCCCTCACTCCTCATAAGGAATTTCATCAG ATTGATCTAGTAGGAGACATTTCCGGATATCTGTCATCTGCACAATCTCCGTTAGTTACCCTGCATCACCTTGACAGTGCACTTCCAATTTTCCCCTCGATGAGTCGTTACGAGTCAGTAAAGCATCTAATGAAAGCTGGAAATTCAAGTCATCAATCAAGGCTTCTGCAACAAACGATCTGCTATGACAAGCACAGAAACTGGACTTACTCCATTTCATGGGGGTACTCTGTCTACATTTTTGAACAGATTTATCCGAGGAGCGTTCTTAGAAAGCCTCTGGAGACGTTTCGTCCATGGAATCCAAGATCAAGACCGCCACATTATATGTTTAATACGCGCAAGCTTGAGCCGGATGGTCCATGCAAAGATCCACATGTTTTCTTCTTTGAATCACAAAATGTCACTGCAGGGGGGCATCTTGTTACTAGCTATACTAAATCCCGGCCTTATAGACGGCGCCTGCCCTCTTGCTCAACAAATTCAGCTGATCATGTTTCCAAGATTCAGATCTCATCAACACTTGCAAGTCATGAG ATGGACACCGGAGCCCAATGTTGCGACCTCCTCAATACCCACCATAGGAATATCACAACAGCTAAACTCAGGACTTGCATGGAGGGTGAAATAGTAGCTTAA